The Parashewanella spongiae genome has a window encoding:
- a CDS encoding PhoH family protein codes for MERDHTKLFVLDTNVLLHEPLAIYSFKEHDVVVPMTVLEELDSIKDRKRDVSRDARVAIRTLEDTLGGNITPEQLVQGVELPVRPGHEDAIGRLSIFPDHQIDFTIGSLSGDNNDNLIINSTLHLQQLHAPRSVVLVTKDINMRLKAKGAGIELVEDYRRDQIIDDVRFLTKGFHQFSGTFWKGVDKIDTERQGRKTVHQIPLGEVEVEAEALYVNQFLLDEETEFCGRVIAKDSDHLTIQDLNRERLMTQEAWGIRPKSVYQGMALQALLDPDIDLVILTGPAGCGKTLLAMAAALELVVERNKYDKIIVTRNTPEIAESIGFLPGTEEEKMGPWLAGITDTLEVLHKNDVNPTGSMNYIMEKANIQYKSINFMRGRSIQNSVVLLDECQNLTASQLKTMITRMGEGTKLVCCGNLAQIDSNYLTPVTSGLTYIVERFKDFDGSANIYLNGVVRSRLAEFAEEHL; via the coding sequence ATGGAACGAGACCACACTAAGCTTTTCGTACTGGACACAAATGTATTACTGCATGAACCGTTAGCCATTTATTCATTCAAAGAACACGATGTTGTCGTGCCAATGACGGTACTAGAAGAACTCGACAGCATTAAAGATAGAAAACGCGATGTCAGTCGCGATGCAAGAGTCGCCATTCGAACTTTAGAAGATACCCTCGGCGGCAATATCACTCCTGAACAACTTGTACAAGGGGTCGAACTGCCCGTTAGACCTGGGCATGAAGACGCCATTGGTCGCTTGTCCATTTTCCCTGATCACCAAATCGATTTCACTATTGGCAGCTTATCTGGGGATAATAACGACAATTTGATCATTAACTCCACCTTACACTTACAACAATTACATGCACCACGATCTGTGGTATTGGTCACCAAAGACATCAATATGCGCTTAAAGGCAAAAGGTGCTGGGATTGAATTGGTTGAAGATTATCGCAGAGATCAAATCATTGATGATGTGCGTTTTTTGACTAAAGGGTTTCATCAATTTTCAGGCACATTTTGGAAAGGCGTTGATAAAATTGATACCGAGCGCCAAGGCAGAAAAACCGTTCATCAAATTCCACTGGGCGAAGTTGAAGTTGAGGCCGAAGCGCTATACGTGAATCAATTTTTACTCGATGAAGAGACGGAATTTTGTGGTAGGGTGATTGCCAAAGACAGCGATCACTTAACCATTCAAGATCTCAATCGTGAACGACTTATGACTCAAGAAGCGTGGGGAATAAGGCCTAAAAGCGTTTATCAAGGGATGGCATTGCAAGCCTTGTTAGATCCCGATATCGACTTGGTGATTCTTACCGGCCCAGCAGGTTGTGGTAAAACCTTGTTAGCTATGGCTGCAGCACTAGAATTAGTGGTCGAGCGCAATAAATATGACAAAATTATTGTCACTCGTAATACCCCTGAAATTGCCGAATCGATTGGTTTTTTACCGGGTACGGAAGAAGAGAAAATGGGGCCTTGGCTGGCGGGAATAACCGATACTTTGGAAGTGTTACATAAAAATGATGTCAATCCCACGGGAAGCATGAATTACATTATGGAGAAAGCCAATATCCAGTATAAATCAATTAACTTCATGCGAGGTCGTTCCATCCAAAACTCTGTGGTATTACTGGATGAATGTCAAAACCTTACCGCATCGCAATTGAAAACCATGATCACACGGATGGGAGAAGGCACCAAACTGGTTTGTTGCGGTAACCTAGCTCAAATCGACTCGAACTATCTCACTCCAGTCACTTCAGGGCTCACCTATATCGTCGAACGTTTTAAAGACTTTGACGGCAGTGCGAATATTTATCTCAATGGCGTGGTTCGATCTCGCTTGGCAGAGTTTGCTGAGGAACATTTGTAA
- a CDS encoding helix-turn-helix domain-containing protein: MSVLKSRVIENYMDIKIDSEQIKALRVGKNWTQQHLAELCGISLRTIQRIEKSGITSSETVAALSAVFGIAVDRLKVLNEENDTIEGIKDIKTKVMTLQLPFSTHEFITLYSFTLSMLYQYKVKMFSYYVLNMISIVSVFLGACWWFGFT; encoded by the coding sequence ATGAGTGTTTTAAAGAGTAGAGTGATTGAGAATTATATGGATATTAAAATCGATAGTGAACAAATTAAAGCACTTAGAGTTGGTAAAAATTGGACGCAACAGCATCTTGCTGAACTATGTGGTATCAGTTTGAGAACCATACAAAGAATAGAAAAAAGTGGCATTACTTCTTCAGAAACTGTTGCGGCCTTGTCTGCTGTTTTTGGCATAGCAGTCGACAGATTAAAAGTACTGAATGAGGAGAATGACACCATTGAAGGTATCAAAGATATTAAAACGAAAGTGATGACGCTTCAGCTGCCTTTTAGTACACATGAATTCATTACACTTTATTCTTTTACATTATCAATGCTCTACCAGTATAAAGTTAAAATGTTTAGCTACTACGTCCTTAATATGATTTCGATAGTTTCTGTGTTTTTAGGTGCTTGTTGGTGGTTTGGATTCACTTAA
- the rapA gene encoding RNA polymerase-associated protein RapA, producing MPFALGQRWISDTESDLGLGTVVQVEGRMVTVLFPATGDNRMFSREDAPLTRVIFNPGDVVESHEEWKLTISEVKEQGSIVAYVGTRSDTDEVVELRETLLNHNVRFNKPQDRLFAGQIDRLDRFGVRYRSQLLRHKLATSDILGLQGPRVGLIPHQQWIAHEVGQRFAPRVLLADEVGLGKTIEAGLIIHQQLLTGRAERILIIVPDSLRHQWLVEMLRRFNLKFSVFDEERCVEAYADNDNPFYTEQLVICSMDLLRQKKRLDQAVDADWDLMVVDEAHHLEWSEEAPSRAYRIVEALSDEIPGVLLLTATPDQLGHQSHFARLRLLDPDRFYDYDAFIKEEASYRDVALAADALISHQEFSNQQLSTEAINSLTELLSEKDISSSIKQIQADDIPDEVKQTAREEMLQELLDRHGTGRVLYRNSRASVKGFPKRIFNAYPHAMPEQYVTAARVNAMMSTSRPSTGIAQLELKVKQALSPEKIYQAFDSDNAAWWKFDPRVEWLIEFLKEHRREKVLIIASQAETALSLEEALRTREGIQATVFHEGMSIIERDKAGAYFAQEIAGAQALICSEIGSEGRNFQFASHLVLFDLPLNPDLLEQRIGRLDRIGQENDVQIHLPYLTNTAQEKLMAWYHQGLNAFELTCPSGHVLYKTFAAELLSLLTAADLNSEENTEVLSQLLSDTQDKYKALKQAMEQGRDKLLEINSHGGDKAKELVKRLAARDEDTDLISSVIRLWDIIGVDQEDNGENSIILKPTEHMLYPSYPGLPEDGITVTFDRETALSRDDIALITQEHPIVQTALDLVTSSETGTTSVAILKNKSLPAGTLFLELIYMADASAPKSSQLYRYLPPTPIRVLLDKNGNNLSEKVDYDSFDKQLSAVNRHIGSKLVNASQAIIHPLLPKAQAVAEVELQKLVDTAREEMTTQLTAELSRLEALKAINPNIREDELDYLRDQMQDLRGYIDDCPLQLDSIRLVLVSHA from the coding sequence ATGCCATTCGCATTAGGTCAACGCTGGATCAGTGATACAGAATCCGATCTTGGTTTAGGTACCGTAGTACAAGTCGAAGGTCGTATGGTAACTGTATTGTTTCCTGCTACTGGAGACAACCGTATGTTTTCTCGTGAAGATGCCCCATTAACTCGGGTCATTTTTAATCCCGGCGACGTAGTTGAGAGCCATGAAGAATGGAAGCTCACTATCAGCGAAGTCAAAGAGCAAGGCAGTATTGTTGCCTATGTAGGTACTCGCAGTGATACCGATGAAGTCGTTGAGTTAAGAGAGACACTCCTTAACCACAATGTTCGTTTCAACAAACCTCAAGATCGCCTGTTTGCAGGACAAATAGATAGACTCGACCGTTTTGGTGTGCGCTATCGTTCGCAATTGCTGCGTCATAAATTAGCGACTTCTGATATTTTAGGTTTGCAAGGTCCTCGAGTCGGCTTGATCCCTCATCAACAGTGGATTGCTCATGAAGTGGGGCAACGTTTTGCACCCAGAGTTTTATTAGCCGATGAAGTCGGGCTGGGTAAAACTATTGAAGCTGGACTCATTATTCATCAACAATTACTGACTGGTCGTGCTGAGCGGATCTTGATCATCGTTCCTGATTCCTTGCGTCATCAGTGGTTAGTTGAAATGCTTCGCCGTTTTAACCTCAAATTCTCCGTATTTGATGAAGAGCGCTGTGTTGAAGCCTACGCCGATAATGACAATCCGTTTTATACGGAACAACTTGTCATTTGCTCTATGGATTTGCTGCGACAGAAAAAACGTCTTGATCAAGCCGTTGATGCCGATTGGGATCTCATGGTCGTTGATGAAGCGCATCACCTTGAATGGTCAGAAGAGGCGCCAAGTCGTGCTTATCGAATTGTTGAAGCCCTCAGTGACGAAATACCAGGAGTATTACTGCTTACGGCTACACCAGATCAATTAGGTCATCAAAGCCATTTTGCTCGATTGCGTCTATTAGATCCTGATCGTTTTTATGACTACGATGCATTCATTAAAGAAGAAGCAAGTTATCGTGATGTGGCCTTAGCCGCTGATGCACTCATCTCTCATCAAGAGTTCAGTAATCAACAATTGTCTACTGAAGCCATTAATAGCTTAACTGAGCTGTTATCTGAAAAAGATATTTCTTCAAGCATAAAGCAGATCCAAGCCGACGATATTCCAGACGAAGTTAAGCAAACTGCGCGTGAAGAAATGCTGCAAGAACTGCTTGATCGTCATGGTACTGGCCGAGTGCTTTACCGCAACAGCCGCGCTTCAGTAAAAGGGTTCCCGAAACGAATCTTTAATGCTTACCCTCATGCCATGCCAGAGCAATATGTTACTGCGGCACGGGTCAACGCCATGATGTCGACCAGTCGCCCGAGTACTGGCATTGCTCAGTTAGAGCTGAAAGTAAAACAAGCATTGAGCCCTGAAAAGATCTACCAAGCCTTCGACTCTGACAATGCGGCTTGGTGGAAATTCGATCCACGAGTTGAGTGGTTAATTGAATTTTTAAAAGAGCATCGCCGCGAAAAAGTGCTTATTATCGCAAGCCAAGCGGAAACAGCACTCAGCCTTGAAGAAGCACTGCGTACTCGTGAAGGTATTCAAGCGACGGTATTCCACGAAGGGATGTCGATTATTGAGCGTGATAAAGCTGGCGCTTATTTTGCTCAAGAGATTGCGGGTGCACAGGCACTGATCTGCTCAGAAATTGGTTCTGAAGGCCGTAACTTCCAGTTTGCCAGCCATTTGGTGTTGTTTGATTTACCATTAAACCCTGATCTATTAGAGCAGCGTATTGGTCGACTGGATCGGATTGGGCAAGAGAATGATGTCCAAATTCATTTACCATATCTTACAAATACGGCTCAAGAAAAATTGATGGCTTGGTATCACCAAGGCTTAAATGCTTTTGAACTGACTTGCCCAAGTGGTCATGTACTGTATAAAACATTCGCGGCTGAGTTATTAAGCTTACTTACGGCAGCAGATCTCAACTCCGAAGAAAATACCGAAGTGTTATCTCAACTGCTCAGTGACACTCAGGATAAGTACAAGGCGTTGAAGCAAGCCATGGAGCAAGGCCGCGATAAGTTACTCGAAATTAACTCCCATGGCGGTGACAAAGCCAAAGAGTTAGTAAAACGATTAGCGGCTCGTGACGAAGATACCGATCTTATCAGCTCAGTGATCCGCTTGTGGGACATTATTGGTGTTGATCAAGAAGATAATGGTGAAAACTCAATTATCCTAAAGCCAACCGAGCACATGCTTTATCCAAGCTACCCAGGGTTACCAGAAGACGGCATTACGGTGACCTTCGATCGTGAAACCGCCTTGTCTCGTGACGATATTGCCTTGATCACCCAAGAACACCCTATCGTTCAAACTGCACTCGACTTAGTAACGAGTTCAGAAACTGGCACCACCAGTGTAGCAATATTGAAAAATAAATCTCTGCCTGCTGGCACTCTGTTTCTAGAGCTGATTTATATGGCTGACGCCTCTGCACCAAAATCAAGTCAGTTGTATCGCTATTTGCCACCAACGCCAATTCGGGTGTTATTGGATAAAAATGGCAACAACTTGTCAGAAAAAGTCGATTACGACAGTTTTGATAAACAACTGAGTGCGGTAAATCGTCATATAGGCAGTAAACTGGTCAATGCCTCTCAGGCAATCATCCACCCATTATTGCCAAAAGCACAGGCTGTTGCTGAAGTAGAATTACAAAAGCTTGTCGATACGGCCCGTGAAGAGATGACAACTCAGCTCACCGCAGAGTTATCAAGATTAGAAGCCTTGAAAGCGATTAACCCTAATATTCGTGAAGACGAGCTCGATTATTTACGGGATCAAATGCAAGACTTACGTGGCTATATCGATGATTGTCCTTTGCAATTAGACTCCATAAGACTCGTGCTTGTAAGTCACGCGTAA
- the pheA gene encoding prephenate dehydratase: MQTIATLGPSGTYTEQATIQFIHGQALQHEIQYFSSLLKVIDAVGKGCQLGVVPIENFSEGFVSPVLDALAQAQLHIVAEILLPIQFSFVSNEADFDAIKQIYVQFVAKNQCSKFLSQFEHLGMVQTQSNMASLQQLQNNLKNSAAIVPSNAVMTKEFSSKVTDVGDYPNNQTRFVVLSADKHFHVNELTTKANRDGYKTSLVISSGNDSPGALSQILNSFAEHSVNLLSIISRPTCESFGDYWFFIDLEGAINNVNISDAISKIEQDHQVKVLGSYTCV, from the coding sequence ATGCAGACCATCGCAACGTTAGGCCCTAGTGGCACGTATACTGAACAGGCCACAATTCAATTTATTCATGGACAAGCTTTGCAACATGAAATTCAGTATTTTTCTTCTTTGTTGAAAGTTATTGACGCGGTTGGCAAAGGGTGTCAATTGGGTGTGGTGCCGATTGAAAATTTCTCAGAAGGGTTTGTATCACCAGTTTTAGATGCCTTAGCTCAAGCACAATTGCATATCGTTGCCGAAATTTTATTGCCGATTCAATTTTCTTTTGTCAGCAATGAAGCTGATTTTGATGCAATAAAACAGATTTATGTACAATTTGTTGCAAAAAATCAGTGCAGTAAGTTTTTGAGCCAGTTTGAACACCTTGGTATGGTGCAAACACAAAGCAACATGGCATCGTTACAACAGTTACAAAATAATCTCAAAAATAGCGCTGCAATTGTACCCAGCAATGCGGTAATGACGAAAGAGTTTTCTTCGAAAGTTACGGATGTGGGTGATTACCCCAATAATCAAACGCGCTTTGTGGTGTTAAGCGCAGATAAACATTTTCATGTAAATGAATTAACAACAAAAGCCAATAGAGATGGTTATAAAACCAGCCTTGTCATTTCCAGTGGTAACGACTCTCCAGGGGCTCTTAGTCAAATTTTGAATAGCTTTGCTGAACACTCGGTTAATTTATTGTCCATTATTTCGAGGCCAACTTGTGAATCATTCGGTGATTACTGGTTTTTTATTGATCTTGAAGGTGCGATTAATAACGTGAATATTTCAGACGCTATTTCAAAAATTGAACAAGATCATCAGGTAAAAGTGTTAGGAAGTTACACATGTGTATGA